A region of Peromyscus maniculatus bairdii isolate BWxNUB_F1_BW_parent chromosome 7, HU_Pman_BW_mat_3.1, whole genome shotgun sequence DNA encodes the following proteins:
- the Rab3d gene encoding ras-related protein Rab-3D isoform X1, producing the protein MASASESPASPRDAADQNFDYMFKLLLIGNSSVGKTSFLFRYADDSFTPAFVSTVGIDFKVKTVYRHDKRIKLQIWDTAGQERYRTITTAYYRGAMGFLLMYDISNQESFTAVQDWATQIKTYSWDNAQVILVGNKCDLEDERVVPAEDGRRLADDLGFEFFEASAKENVNVKQVFERLVDIICEKMSESLEPSSSPGSNGKAPTLGDAPHPQPSSCGC; encoded by the exons ATGGCATCCGCTAGTGAGTCCCCTGCCAGCCCGAGGGATGCAGCCGACCAGAACTTTGACTACATGTTCAAACTGCTCTTGATCGGGAATAGCAGTGTGGGCAAGACCTCCTTCCTGTTCCGCTACGCCGATGATTCCTTCACCCCTGCCTTTGTGAGCACAGTGGGCATCGACTTCAAGGTCAAGACAGTCTATCGGCACGACAAGAGAATCAAGCTGCAGATTTGG GACACAGCAGGCCAGGAGCGCTACCGGACCATCACCACAGCCTACTACCGCGGAGCCATGGGCTTCCTGCTCATGTATGACATCTCCAACCAGGAGTCCTTCACCGCAGTGCAGGACTG GGCTACACAGATCAAGACCTACTCCTGGGACAATGCCCAGGTCATCCTCGTGGGGAACAAGTGTGACCTGGAGGACGAACGCGTCGTACCTGCTGAGGATGGCCGGAGGCTCGCTGATGACCTTG GTTTTGAGTTCTTTGAGGCCAGCGCCAAGGAGAATGTCAATGTGAAGCAGGTGTTTGAGCGCCTCGTGGACATCATCTGTGAGAAGATGAGCGAGTCCCTGGAACCAAGCTCTAGCCCGGGCAGCAACGGAAAAGCCCCAACCCTTGGGGATGCTCCACACCCCCAGCCTAGCAGCTGCGGCTGTTAG
- the Rab3d gene encoding ras-related protein Rab-3D isoform X2, which produces MRLFLKRIFKKEEKTEDWRGGPAVEKQDFRPPLQADPTTMASASESPASPRDAADQNFDYMFKLLLIGNSSVGKTSFLFRYADDSFTPAFVSTVGIDFKVKTVYRHDKRIKLQIWDTAGQERYRTITTAYYRGAMGFLLMYDISNQESFTAVQDWATQIKTYSWDNAQVILVGNKCDLEDERVVPAEDGRRLADDLGFEFFEASAKENVNVKQVFERLVDIICEKMSESLEPSSSPGSNGKAPTLGDAPHPQPSSCGC; this is translated from the exons atgagactttttctaaaaagaatttttaaaaaagaagaaaagaccgAGGACTGGAGAGGCGGCCCAGCTGTTGAGAAGCAg GATTTCAGGCCTCCCCTCCAAGCAGATCCCACCACGATGGCATCCGCTAGTGAGTCCCCTGCCAGCCCGAGGGATGCAGCCGACCAGAACTTTGACTACATGTTCAAACTGCTCTTGATCGGGAATAGCAGTGTGGGCAAGACCTCCTTCCTGTTCCGCTACGCCGATGATTCCTTCACCCCTGCCTTTGTGAGCACAGTGGGCATCGACTTCAAGGTCAAGACAGTCTATCGGCACGACAAGAGAATCAAGCTGCAGATTTGG GACACAGCAGGCCAGGAGCGCTACCGGACCATCACCACAGCCTACTACCGCGGAGCCATGGGCTTCCTGCTCATGTATGACATCTCCAACCAGGAGTCCTTCACCGCAGTGCAGGACTG GGCTACACAGATCAAGACCTACTCCTGGGACAATGCCCAGGTCATCCTCGTGGGGAACAAGTGTGACCTGGAGGACGAACGCGTCGTACCTGCTGAGGATGGCCGGAGGCTCGCTGATGACCTTG GTTTTGAGTTCTTTGAGGCCAGCGCCAAGGAGAATGTCAATGTGAAGCAGGTGTTTGAGCGCCTCGTGGACATCATCTGTGAGAAGATGAGCGAGTCCCTGGAACCAAGCTCTAGCCCGGGCAGCAACGGAAAAGCCCCAACCCTTGGGGATGCTCCACACCCCCAGCCTAGCAGCTGCGGCTGTTAG